The DNA window ACATTATAATGAACATATATTTATTTGTCAATATTCATAAATAATTCTTTCATTTTTTCCTACCTTTAACCCTTTTCTTTTTCTTCATTACAGAATACCCAAATTTTCCTATTGCTTCTTTAGATAATGAAAAATATTCTCCATGTGAATAAGAAATTAAATTAGCTTTTTCAAAATGAATTTTATCTTTTTCATCAAATAAATCTTCATCTATATGAGAGCATAAAACTTCTGCTATAAACATATCATGACTGCCTAGTTTTATAATATCTTTAACCTTACATTCTATATTTACAGGGCATTCTTTTATATATGAAGATTTTACTCTTTCTCCCTCTTGTAAAGTAAAGCCACTCTCTTTTATTTTATCAATCTGTCTACCTGAACGAACTCCACAGAAATCAACCTCTTTTGTTTGCTTCCTAGTTGGTAAATTTATTGTAAATTCCATAGTTTCTTTTATATAGTCATAAGATAGTCTTTCAGGTCTTATAGAAATAGATAACATTGGTGGTTTTGAGCAAACTGTCCCTACCCAAGCAACAGTAAAGACATTATCTTTCCCTTCTGAATTTTTGCAAGTTACTAATACTACTGGAACTGGATTTAAAACCACACTTCCTTTTAAATTTCTTTTTTTCATATCAACTCAAAATTCCTTCTCTTTTTATTTTTTTTAGTAAATATATACAAATAAAGATAGTTAAAACTTCACTTAAAAAACTAACCATCCATATCACTTTATTTCCAAAGATATTTGGTAAAATTAATAATAAAATACTGTTAAATAATATGCCTCTTGGAAATGTTATAAGTGCTGAATAAATAACTTTTTTTATTGCAGTAAAATATGCAGAGATAAAAATATTTATTCCAACTACTACATAGGATAAACTATATATTCTTAAAACTCTTTTTACATACAAAATCATATCTTGTTCTCTAAAAAATATTTTGCCAATATATTCTGAAAATAGACTTATAAAGAAAGAACAAAAAATTCCTAAAACTCCTAAAAATATAATAGATATTTTTAGAATGTCTTTTAAATTTTTATGATTTTTCTTACCTAAATTATAGCTTATTACAGGTTGTATCCCTTGGCTAAAACCTATCATAGTCATTGTAATGAATGAAGTTATGTAGCTAACTGTTCCAAATATTGAAACTCCTAACACTCCTATTTTCTTTAATATCACAAGATTATAAATAAGTATTAAAATTCCTGATGATATTTCTGTTAAAAACTCTGAAAATCCTGTTTTAAAAATTTTAGATATTTTATCAAAACTAATCTTTGTTAATTTCTTAAATTTTATATACTTAGCTTTTAAAACAATATATAAAAAGAGCATAGTACAACTTATTACTTGTGATATTCCTGTTGCTATTGCTGCACCTTTTACTCCATAATTAAATATAACAACAAAAACATAATCCAGTATTAAATTTGTAAAGCCTCCAACTAAAACACAGATAGCTGGATAGCTTGGTTTTCCATCAATTTTTATATATATCTCAAAGGCATATCCAGACATATAGAATACGCTAAAAAAGACTATTATCATGAGATATTCCTTTACATATTTATATACTTCTTGGCTTTTGTTAGCACCTAAAATATTTATTATCCTATCAATATTAAAGAGTATTATAGCAGAAATAAATATACCTAAAAATAGATTTAAAAAAGTGGCAAGAGTAAAAATTCTATTTCCTTCATTATATTTATTCTCACCAAATTTTATTGCAATCAAGGTAGAGCTACCAACCCCTATCATTATAGAAATCGAAAAAATAAAATTTATAAGTGGTAGAGCTAAGTTTACTCCTGCAAGAGCAGTTGAACCTACAAATCTACTTATAAATACTCCATCTATCATAGTATAAAGTGTGAATATCCACATTGAAATAACATTGGGGATTGCATATTTGAATATTGTTTTAAAAATTGTTTTCTTAAACATAAGATCACCAATTAAATTGTACCATAATTTTTTATATATTACTTATTTAATTTTATTAATTCAAAATTTTATCATATATGTTATAACCCGAGTTTTACAAGAAATTTTCTAAATTTTTTTTCTGTAACTTAGAAATCTTCTTAACTTAATACTTGACTTTTTTTAAAAAATATGATATATTTTAATAGTGATAATAGTTAAAATGGAGGAGTTATGTTTTTAGAAAAAAGAAAAGTTGGTAATAATATTTATCTTATGCTTGTTAAAAATAATGTATACTTCAAAAATGGTGTAAAAAAAGCTAAAAAGGATTTAGTTGCTTCTTTTGGTAATATAGCTAATTATGATAATGGTGATTCCAATTTCTTTGAAAAACTAAGAGATAACTTTAAAAAGGTATTGCGCTAATTCCTGAATTAGAAAAATATATTCAACCTAGTGAAACATTTAATGAAATATCTTTAGAAGATTTGAATCAATATTCTGAAAAAAATGTCAGTTACTTAATTCTTAATAATCTTTTTAATCTACTTGGTATTTCTCAAGTTATTACTTTAGAAAAATCTAGAAAAAATATTAATTATGATATCTTAGGTTTGCTTAGACTTCTTGTTTTTACTAGATTTCTTAATCCTGATAGTAAAATTAAATCTTTTGAACAAAAAGATGATTTCCTTTTTCCTATTACTTCTTCTAAAAACTATTATGAAATATATAAAGTCTTAGATATATTAAACAGAAAGCAAGAAGCTATTACTAGTGCTATTAATTCTAATATAGAAAAATACATTGATAGAAATGCTTCTTTGACATATTATGATGTAACTAATTATTACTTTGAAATAGATAAATCTGATGAAGATAATCAAAATAAAAAAGGTTTAAGGAAAATCGGTGTTTCTAAAGAAAATAGAAAAAGTCCTATTATTCAAATGGGAATGTTTTTGGATGAAAATTCTATACCTATTGCATATAATCTTTTTCCTGGTAATACACTTGATACTCAAACTTTGAGACCTGCTATGAAAAAATATATTGATAAGTATCAATTTAAAGATATTTTAATTGTTGCTGACAGAGGAATGATATCTGGAAGTAATGAAATGCATATTTTAGAAGAAGGTAATGATTACCTCTTCGCAAAAAGTATAAGAAAATCTAAAAAAGAAATTAAAGACTGGGTATTAGATGAAGCAGATTACATCTCTAATGAAGCGGGAACCTTTAAAGCAAAATCTAAAATTATTGAGATTCAGACAAAAGATGAAAATGGAATTATTCATAAAACTAAGGAAAAAATCTTAGCTTATTGGAGTAAAGATTTCTATCAGAAAGAATTAAATGAAAAACAAAACTTTATTGAAACTTTAGAAAAATATGCTAAAGCTCCTTCAACAATACCAAATAGTAGAAAAAGAGGACTAGATAAGTATATAATAACAACTCAGATTAATAAAAAAACAGGTGAAATTCTTAAAACTAAGGAAATAAGAGAAGTTGATTTAGATAAGTTAGAAAAAGAAAATAAATTAATGGGATATTACATCTTAGCTACATCGCGCTTAGAAATGTCAGATGATGAAATGTTATCAACATATAAAGGACTAACAAAAATAGAAAATTGTTTTAGAATTTTAAAAACAGATTTGGAAACAAGACCAGTTTATGTAAGAACAGAAGAACATATAAATGCACATTTTTTAATATGTTTTATTGCATTAACAATTTGGTAAAAATAGAGTTGCAAAGGGAAAATTAGTAATTTATTTAAGATTTTTTAAAAGAGTTGACTATTTAGATTTATCAGTTTTTTCAGTGGATGTAAATATAGCGGTTGCAGTATAAATATTCAAATACTCATAACCTTGATTTTGAAGATTTTTAATAAATTCTCTTTCTAGATCTGCTTCACTTTGATAAGTATACACTGGTGTATCCTCTTTCACATATTCAGTCACCACTGTACTTTCAAGTGTTGATATAAGCATATTATAATCTACTGATGACATTTCCCCCCTCCAAAAATTTATATTTTATTCAATTATAACAAATTTTCTATTTTATGTCACAAAAAGCTAAGCAACATTTTTTATAGGTTGTTTGTCAAATAGTGTTGATAAAAAAGTTTAGACTTACAATTAACAGAACAAAGAGAATTTTTTTTGAGAATAAAATCTTAAAAGATTCTCTTTTTTGTTTAATTAAATCACTTTATTGAATTAAAAAATTAAGCACTAATTGATATAATTCCTGCTTGAATTAATATGCGCTTTTTAAAATTACTAAAATTTGAATATCCAAATGCTGTTCTCTTTATTGACTTAATTTTATTGTTTAAACCTTCTATCAACCCATTTGTAATGTTTGATTTAAACATATTTTCAATATATTTCATATATTTTTTTAAAGTCTTTAAAGCTGTAAGCATTTGTTTAGATACTTTCTCCTTTTTGGCTAGATTTTTCTTTACAATATTTTCAAATCTTTTAAAATTATTATGTCTTATTGCTTGAAGAATATCTTGATATATATTAAAATTAACATCTAATTCAGGACTTTTTTCTAGAAGATAGTCCACTTTTTTCTTAGTGCTAAGTTTGTATTTAAAGCTTGGACAATAATATGGTTCTTGACAAAGGTCAGGATAATATTTTTGGAGTAACTTCCAAAATAGTTTTAATTTTCTTTTTAATGAATCATCTTTAAGGGAATTCATTATGGATATTCTAGTTTGGTTAAATGCTCTACTAACTAGATTAACAATATGAAATTTATCTAATACTATCTCAGACTCAGGAAAAATAGATTTTACTAAACTAATATATGGAGAATACATATCCATACAGATATATTTTACATTATTCCTAGCTTCAAGTGAAAATCTTGAAAAATATTCTGTCAAGGAATTTAATCTTCTATCTTCAACAATATCAATAATATTTTTAGTTTGATAATCAGCAAAAACAAAAGACATAGCGCCATCAATATTTTTAACTGATTTAAACTCGTCAATACACATAGTTTCAGGTAAATGGTCTTTATTAACCTTAAAATCAGAGTAACACTCATCCATAATTCTTTGAACTGAAGAAATAGAAAGATTGTACTTCTTAGCAATAAAAGTAAGAGAAATATTTTCTTGAAGTTCTTGCGCAATAGTGTATTTAAGGTTATTAGAAATATTAGAATTATCTTTAGCAATACTAGTAGAAGGAGAAAAAGTTTTTTTACAATCTTTGCAGATATGCCTTTGTATACTAAGATTAAGTTCAATATTGTAATTTTGAAAAGGAATAAATTTAATATTACGTTCCCTAGAACCATTTTTAACAATATTTTTAGAATTACAATGAGGACAAGAACAATAACTAGATTTAATAAAACCTTTAAAAACTTTAATTACATAATTACCTTTTTGAATAATCTGACAATAATCTTCTTCTGGAAAAGAAATATTATCATCTTGAATATTTAAGATAGTTTTGATAAAATTAGCTAGAGACAATGAAATCACTTCCTTTTTGAGTTATTTTTTGCGATTTAATTTTAACAGGAAAATTTTATTGTCTCAACTTTTTTTATTAAAAAAATGGTATTAATAGAAATTTCTTCCATCAACACCATTTATTATACAACCACTATTTCTAAATATTGAGATAGTTCTATTTTTTATTAGGAAAGTATAAATTTAAAGAGACATAAATAATATAAGTAGTATATATATACTAAATAAAAATAGCATTTTTTTTGAAAAAAATCTTAAAAATAATTAAAAATTTGTATCACAAAAAGCTCTAATGAAAAATACTCATTAGAGCATTATTAGAAATATACCTTATGTATGGTCCATCCATACCAATCTGAGCTAACATATATTTCTTGTATATCCATCATAATTTTACAATAAGGACACATAAATGGATGTACATCAAATGTGTCAATAGATTGTTTTACATAAAAAGAATACTCAGATTTAGAAAAACTTTTTTTGTATTTCTTAACTATATTTTTTAATTTTGCTGTAATATTGCGCCCATAAAATCCAAATCTATTAATCATTTTAAAGTTTTTTGGAGGTAAATGGATGAGAATTTGTTGAACAAATTTATCTATATCCATAGTTACATATTTTTTCTTTTTGTCATCAGCTAAATCATTAAAGAAAAAAGTAACTTTTTCATTATCATAATAAGTGATTTTGTATTCAGCAATAGGAGCACGAGCAAGATATCTACCTAAATATTTTACAATTCCTTTAGGTGAATTAACATCACCAGAGCCTACATTAAAGAATAATCTTTTATCTTCTTTATACAATTTAGAAACAGCTTTTTGAGCAAGATTTTTAATTTTAAGATTAGGATAATTACCATTTTGAATAATATTAAGCACAAGATACTTTCATTGCCCAGCAATAGAGGGAACATGAAAGTAGTCTAACTTTTTAAAAGTAAAATTTTTGGTAAAACCGCCAAGAGAAACAAGAGCATGTATATGTGGATTCCATTTTAAATCTCTACCAAAAGTATGAATAACAGTAATAAGTCCGTAATGAACAATATCAGAATTAGTAAAATAATTAGGAGAAGATTTAGGAACTTTAAATTTCCATGCGATTTTTTTGTGCACATTATGAAATTGATATTTCATAACTTCATTAACAGCCTTAGCAAGTTTAGAGAGTAAAGTTCTATCATAAGAGAAGAAAGGTCTTAATTCTTCAGGAATAGTAAAAAGAATATGCCTGTGAGGAATATTAAGAATATCATTAATCATTTTTTGAGTCCAAGTAGCAGAGTATTTAAAACCACAAGAAGGACAAAGTCTAGATTTACAAGTAATAGGAATAGTATGGTAATGTCCACACTCAGTACAAGTATATTTAATGAAACCAGCTTTAATATCGCGACAAAGTAAGAATTTATTAATAGAAGCTTTAATATATTCTAAATGTTGTTGA is part of the Fusobacterium nucleatum genome and encodes:
- a CDS encoding MATE family efflux transporter — protein: MFKKTIFKTIFKYAIPNVISMWIFTLYTMIDGVFISRFVGSTALAGVNLALPLINFIFSISIMIGVGSSTLIAIKFGENKYNEGNRIFTLATFLNLFLGIFISAIILFNIDRIINILGANKSQEVYKYVKEYLMIIVFFSVFYMSGYAFEIYIKIDGKPSYPAICVLVGGFTNLILDYVFVVIFNYGVKGAAIATGISQVISCTMLFLYIVLKAKYIKFKKLTKISFDKISKIFKTGFSEFLTEISSGILILIYNLVILKKIGVLGVSIFGTVSYITSFITMTMIGFSQGIQPVISYNLGKKNHKNLKDILKISIIFLGVLGIFCSFFISLFSEYIGKIFFREQDMILYVKRVLRIYSLSYVVVGINIFISAYFTAIKKVIYSALITFPRGILFNSILLLILPNIFGNKVIWMVSFLSEVLTIFICIYLLKKIKREGILS
- a CDS encoding ISL3 family transposase, with the protein product MISLSLANFIKTILNIQDDNISFPEEDYCQIIQKGNYVIKVFKGFIKSSYCSCPHCNSKNIVKNGSRERNIKFIPFQNYNIELNLSIQRHICKDCKKTFSPSTSIAKDNSNISNNLKYTIAQELQENISLTFIAKKYNLSISSVQRIMDECYSDFKVNKDHLPETMCIDEFKSVKNIDGAMSFVFADYQTKNIIDIVEDRRLNSLTEYFSRFSLEARNNVKYICMDMYSPYISLVKSIFPESEIVLDKFHIVNLVSRAFNQTRISIMNSLKDDSLKRKLKLFWKLLQKYYPDLCQEPYYCPSFKYKLSTKKKVDYLLEKSPELDVNFNIYQDILQAIRHNNFKRFENIVKKNLAKKEKVSKQMLTALKTLKKYMKYIENMFKSNITNGLIEGLNNKIKSIKRTAFGYSNFSNFKKRILIQAGIISISA
- a CDS encoding IS1634 family transposase; amino-acid sequence: MNQYSEKNVSYLILNNLFNLLGISQVITLEKSRKNINYDILGLLRLLVFTRFLNPDSKIKSFEQKDDFLFPITSSKNYYEIYKVLDILNRKQEAITSAINSNIEKYIDRNASLTYYDVTNYYFEIDKSDEDNQNKKGLRKIGVSKENRKSPIIQMGMFLDENSIPIAYNLFPGNTLDTQTLRPAMKKYIDKYQFKDILIVADRGMISGSNEMHILEEGNDYLFAKSIRKSKKEIKDWVLDEADYISNEAGTFKAKSKIIEIQTKDENGIIHKTKEKILAYWSKDFYQKELNEKQNFIETLEKYAKAPSTIPNSRKRGLDKYIITTQINKKTGEILKTKEIREVDLDKLEKENKLMGYYILATSRLEMSDDEMLSTYKGLTKIENCFRILKTDLETRPVYVRTEEHINAHFLICFIALTIW
- a CDS encoding flavin reductase family protein, with the protein product MKKRNLKGSVVLNPVPVVLVTCKNSEGKDNVFTVAWVGTVCSKPPMLSISIRPERLSYDYIKETMEFTINLPTRKQTKEVDFCGVRSGRQIDKIKESGFTLQEGERVKSSYIKECPVNIECKVKDIIKLGSHDMFIAEVLCSHIDEDLFDEKDKIHFEKANLISYSHGEYFSLSKEAIGKFGYSVMKKKKRVKGRKK